A stretch of the Lactuca sativa cultivar Salinas chromosome 9, Lsat_Salinas_v11, whole genome shotgun sequence genome encodes the following:
- the LOC111917114 gene encoding LYR motif-containing protein At3g19508 — MQRALRIYGEVLRLVRRLPADSRPYYAKYARENFVNYREVDANDDTALDELFLRAYNHSLWVLNKYSVDQAAASKLKEICGGA, encoded by the exons ATGCAGAGAGCCCTACGAATTTACGGGGAAGTCCTCCGGCTGGTGAGACGTCTTCCGGCGGATTCCAGGCCTTACTACGCCAAATACGCCCGAGAAAATTTCGTCAATTATAGAGAGGTGGATGCCAACGATGACACAGCTCTCGACGAGCTCTTCCTTCGCGCTTACAATCACTCTCTCTGGGTTCTTAATAAG TATTCAGTCGATCAGGCGGCAGCGAGTAAACTGAAGGAGATATGTGGTGGGGCTTGA